The following is a genomic window from Acidimicrobium ferrooxidans DSM 10331.
CCAGCTACCCGTCGTCGCCTTGGTGGGCCGTTACCCCACCAACAAGCTGATAGGCCGCGAGGCCGTCCCGTCGCGCCCGAAGGCTTTGCTCCCTCGACCATGCGGTCAGGGGAGCACATGCGGTATTAGCACCGGTTTCCCGGTGTTATCCCCCACGTCGGGGTGGGTTCCTCACGTGTTACGCACCCGTTCGCCACTCGGTGGCAAGCCACCGCGTACGACTTGCATGTGTTAGGCACGCCGCCAGCGTTCGTCCTGAGCCAGGATCAAACTCTCCATTGGAGATCGTTCCGAGGGTGGAGTCCACCCTCGCTCGCCTCGCCCCGGGACACGTGGGTCTCGGGTGGGGGAGAGTCGATCATGGTTGGTGGGTTTGGTCCCACCGTTTGTGTTGTCGGGGTGACACCGAGCTTGTGCTCGGGTCGCCCGCACTGGCTTGTCTTCCCTCTTCGCGATGTCAACCTGCGCCCCTGTCGGGGCTCTGCCACGAGGGCACCCGAAGCTGCTCGTCGTGGCTGGTGGGTTGCCCCACCCCCAGCGGTGCTCTTGGAGCACGTGGGATTCATCAGTGTAGCGGGGTCGGAACGGGTCGTGCACGGTTGGGGGGCAAAAAATCGCCACGGACCCTGTGCGAAGTCCGGCAACGCGGCTCTCGCCGCTGGCGTCGCGCCCCCAATGCGAGCTTGGGTGACTCACCCGGCCACCTCGGTGGGCAGCACAGTGCTGTCACTCGCCCCGGGACCAGGCTCGTCGAGACCTCGATCCTCGCGGCCGAACCCACCAACTCCTTCAGGGAGATCGGCGTTCACGATCGAACTCGGCGCGACACACCAACACCTAGCCCTCGCCCCCCACACCACGCCAAGAGGGACGGCCCCGAGGCGACCGAAGCTGCGGCGTAGACGCCTGCAGTGCAATGCCATCCAGCACGTGGGCTGAAGGCACACACCCGGCGGCGGCATCCATCGGCCAGCGCGCGTCGGCGCGCACTCCGAACGCCATGGTCCGTTGGCTCGAGAACGTAGAAGCGCCCACGAAATGCCAGAAGGTGATGTCGCCACTCAGGGTCCCGGCGAGTCGCTCGTTCCCGGAGACGGGTCGCCTACCAGATCCAGCCGACACTGCGCGACATCGAGCCGCCCGCCTGGCGACGACCCCTCGTGCCCGGTGGGACGACGCTCTCAGTGCTCCATGACGACATGCAGGCAGCCCTGGGGTGGGCCGACGCCCACGTGCACGAGTTCGAGAACGATGGCGTGCGCTATGCGATGCCGGACATGGCTGACGACTGGGACACGGACCGCGGGTGGCCGATCGACGGGTTCGCCTCTCTCGGGTGGCCGGCGAGGACAGCCGGTTCCTCGACCGCTACGACTTCGGCGACGACTGGCGAGAGGATGTCCTCATCGAGAAGGGGTTCCCCGCCGAACCCGACAGGCGTTACCTTGCGAGCATCGACGGGCGCCGCGGCGGACAGCCCGAGGATTGCGGCGAGCCTCTCGGGTACGCGGAACACCTCGAGGTCCGAGCCGACCGCGCGGAACCTCGGCACCGTGAATACCGCGACTGGGTGGGCGACTTCTTCGATCCCGAGGCGTTCGACCCCGCGGACTTCGACGAGCACGTGCGGACGCTGCGCGCATTGCGCCAATGGTGAGACGACCCATTGCGTGGCGGGATAGCCAGGTCGAGAGATAGGCGACCCACACCGCAGGCCTTCACGGGGCTGCCACAGGTTCGTGGAGGCCTGGCCAGCCTGACGGACGTCAACTCGCGCCACCGCCAACCACGCGTCTGGTGCGCTCCCACGCCAAGACTCGGCACGCTCGAAGCGACCGCACGTTCGATCCGTCGTGCTCCCGAGCCCACCACCGTTCAGGCGATCTTCAACCCACGACCGCGACAGGGCGCCCGGCGCGAGGCCACTCGTCGTCGCCGAACCGCTCAGCCGGATGCGTCCCCGACATCGGCGGTTCCTCGTCGCTAGTTCCCACGAGCGAGCTCGTTCCCTTCGATGCCGCCTTCGAGCTGCGGTCTAACCCCCCAGAATGACCCGCGGGCCCTTGCCCCACGACAGATAGTGCCACGACCAGTTCATGAGCACGGACGCCTTGTTCCTCGAACCAAGGAGAAAGGCGACGTGCAACAGCAGCCACGAGACCCATGCGGGGGTTCCGTGAAGCCGCACGCCTCCTGCAAGCTCCGCGACGGCAGCGCGGCGTCCGATCGTCGCCATGATGCCCTTGTCCCGGTAGCGGAACGGCTCCGTCTCGCTACCAGCGAGCAAGGCGAGGATCTGGCGTGCTGCGTGCTCGCCTCCTTGCAGGGCGGGCTGCGCGAGCTGGGGCAAGGGCGCGCCGTCACGATTCGTCGACAGCGCGACGTCCCCGACCGCGAAGATCCGATCCGATCCGACGACGCGCAGATCCGAGCCCACCATGATGCGCCCACCGCGGCCCGTGGGCAGACCGAGCTTCGACACCACCGGCGGAACGGCGATGCCTGCAGCCCACAGCACGAGCCCGTTGCGGATCTCACGTCCGCTCTTGAGGACGATCAAGCCCTCCTCAACCGACTCGACCGTCTCGTTCAGCAGCACCGTCACGCCACGCGCTCGCAGCTCTCGACGGGCGTACTCCGAGAGATCCTCGTGGAACGCCTCGAGGAGACGCCCACGCTGCTCGATCAGGACGACCTTCACGTCGTCCGGCCCCAGCATGGTGAAATCGGTGTAGAGCGCCCGATGTGCGAGTTCAGCGATCGCGCCTGCGAGCTCGACGCCGGTCGCGCCACCACCGACGACGACGAAGGTCAGCACGCCGTCGTGCACGCCGTGGCTCGCTGCATACTCGAAGCGCTGGAAGATATGGTTCCGAACGTCGACGGCGGCGTCCAGCGTGTAGATCGTGTGGGACCGTTCCTCCGCACCCGGGATGCCGAAGAACGATGCGCTCGCCCCGATCCCGAGAATGAGGTAGTCGTAGTCGACGATACGACCATCCTCGAGTCCGATGAAGCGACGCTTAGCGTCGACCTCGGCCAACGTCCCTTGGATGAAGTGCGCGTGACGCGCTCTGCGCAACACGGTGCGCAACGGATAGGCGACGTCACCGGCGTTCAGTCCCGCAGTCGCGACCTGGTAGAGCAACGGCTGGAACGTGGTGAAGTTGTGGCGATCCACGACGACCAGCTCGACCGGCGCATCCCGAAGGACCTCGATCGCGGCCAATCCCGCAAAGCCCGCACCCACCACGACCACCCGTGGACGAGAACCCTGGCGCAGGTCACCGGACTGTGATTGTGTCGACTGATCCTGATCCACGGTCTTGACCATCGCAACTCCTCACATCGTGCCCGCTCGCTGGAGAGTCTACGAGGAACCCCGCCCAGGTCGCGTGGCCCGAGTCAGCCGTGAGCCCTGAACCGCGAAGCGCACCGCTCCCGAAACCTCGACTGGACGTCGACCGACGACGAGGACTGCGCCCCCGATCGACTCGCGAAGGACGCGATCGAACACCTCCGGCACCACGTCTGCGTCCTCGACCCACAACAGCCTCGCGACCGCCGGGCGGACCAGGGCCATGGCCAGCTCGAGTCGCGCGCGCGCACGCGGTGAGAGATCGACCGCGACGGCGCCGTCTCGCCCCTCCAATCCGCTTGCCCGAAGCACGTCCGCGAACGAGGGAACCGGCGCCGAACCGACTCGGCGCGCGAGCCTGACGGCGAGCACGAGGTGCTCGGCGACCGTCAGGCCCTCCACCGGCTCGAAATCGCGAGCCGCGACCGCACCCATCGCGCGGCCTTCGAGCGTCCCAAGCCGCGCACCCCGCACACGAAGCGCCCCGCCGGCCTCCGTGTCACCACGAGCGAGCTCAAAGAACGCGCCGGGGTCTTCGAGCACAAGCACGGCCCGCTCCTTCCCCACGAGCGTCAGCTCCGTCAGTGACACCGGACCGCCAGGCTGCCAGAGCTGCCCCTCGCCCCAGAGGAGCGCATCACGCTCGCGAGTCACGGCCCCACCAACTCGCGAACGACACGCCCGCGAGACCGACGACCACACCAAACGAGGCCGCAGCGGCCACATCCTCGAGGATCAGCGCGTGCTGCGCGAGGCCGAGGTTGGCCTGCACGGCAGGGGCCGTCACGAACAGCGCGCCAGCGAGCATGGCGACGATCGGGATGACCGGGTTCCGAGTCCACACGTCGCGATCATGGAGCACCGCGATGACGCACGCGACACCGGTCGTGGCAGCAGCGATGCCGACGAGGCCGACCACGACCACCGACGACGCAAGCCCGAGCGGCACCGGAGCGAGCAGACCACCCGCTAGCACAGCGACGGCCAGGACGAGGAGGTCCGCTGCCGCACTCACCCGAACGACGCGCGATCGACGCACCGGCAGCAGGGCAACGAGCCCTCGCGAGTCGAGGAATCCCCCGAGCGGACGTCCAACGACGAGACCGAGCGCGAGGACCCCGACCACCACCGGCACCGCGCCCGCAGGGTCGCCACGTACGAGCGCCGCCAGCCCCGCAACGGTCGCGGTCCCCGCTAGGAGCAGCGCAACACCGGCCGCGGCACGACCGCGTCCGAGGCCGAGCCATGTACTCGTGGCGATCGGGGCACGCAGCAGGCCCGCCTCCACGACACCGTGCGGTCGATCGGCACCGCGACGTGGTCCCGACGGCCGCACGTCAAGGCGCCCGACGCCGATGCGCAACGCGAGCGCGAGGATCCCGAGGCCGACGACCGCCACGGCATCGGTGCGACCCAACAGCCAT
Proteins encoded in this region:
- a CDS encoding plasmid pRiA4b ORF-3 family protein, coding for MADRRVRLSRVAGEDSRFLDRYDFGDDWREDVLIEKGFPAEPDRRYLASIDGRRGGQPEDCGEPLGYAEHLEVRADRAEPRHREYRDWVGDFFDPEAFDPADFDEHVRTLRALRQW
- a CDS encoding NAD(P)/FAD-dependent oxidoreductase; amino-acid sequence: MVKTVDQDQSTQSQSGDLRQGSRPRVVVVGAGFAGLAAIEVLRDAPVELVVVDRHNFTTFQPLLYQVATAGLNAGDVAYPLRTVLRRARHAHFIQGTLAEVDAKRRFIGLEDGRIVDYDYLILGIGASASFFGIPGAEERSHTIYTLDAAVDVRNHIFQRFEYAASHGVHDGVLTFVVVGGGATGVELAGAIAELAHRALYTDFTMLGPDDVKVVLIEQRGRLLEAFHEDLSEYARRELRARGVTVLLNETVESVEEGLIVLKSGREIRNGLVLWAAGIAVPPVVSKLGLPTGRGGRIMVGSDLRVVGSDRIFAVGDVALSTNRDGAPLPQLAQPALQGGEHAARQILALLAGSETEPFRYRDKGIMATIGRRAAVAELAGGVRLHGTPAWVSWLLLHVAFLLGSRNKASVLMNWSWHYLSWGKGPRVILGG